One genomic segment of Drosophila melanogaster chromosome 3L includes these proteins:
- the Or67d gene encoding odorant receptor 67d — MLKMAKVEPVERYCKVIRMIRFCVGFCGNDVADPNFRMWWLTYAVMAAIAFFFACTGYTIYVGVVINGDLTIILQALAMVGSAVQGLTKLLVTANNASHMREVQNTYEDIYREYGSKGDEYAKCLEKRIRITWTLLIGFMLVYIILLGLVITFPIFYLLILHQKVLVMQFLIPFLDHTTDGGHLILTAAHVILITFGGFGNYGGDMYLFLFVTHVPLIKDIFCVKLTEFNELVMKRNDFPKVRAMLCDLLVWHQLYTRMLQTTKKIYSIVLFVQLSTTCVGLLCTISCIFMKAWPAAPLYLLYAAITLYTFCGLGTLVENSNEDFLSVIYTNCLWYELPVKEEKLIIMMLAKAQNEVVLTAADMAPLSMNTALQLTKGIYSFSMMLMNYLG, encoded by the exons ATGttgaaaatggcaaaagttgAGCCTGTAGAGCGCTATTGTAAAGTCATTCGAATGATTCGCTTTTGCGTGGGATTTTGCGGAAACGATGTGGCAGATCCCAATTTTCGGATGTGGTGGCTCACCTACGCTGTGATGGCAGCCATTGCCTTCTTCTTCGCCTGTACAGGATATACAATTTATGTGGGAGTGGTCATCAATGGAGACCTCACCATAATCCTACAGGCATTGGCCATGGTCGGCTCCGCCGTTCAGGGACTTACTAAACTTTTGGTAACCGCCAATAATGCTTCTCACATGCGAGAAGTTCAGAATACCTACGAGGATATCTATAG AGAATACGGATCTAAGGGAGATGAATATGCTAAATGCTTGGAGAAGCGAATCCGCATTACATGGACTCTTTTAATCGGCTTCATGCTCGTCTACATTATTCTTTTGGGCCTTGTAATCACCTTTCCCATATTCTACTTGCTGATTCTGCACCAAAAGGTATTGGTCATGCAATTTCTAATACCATTCCTCGATCACACAACAGATGGTGGTCACCTAATACTCACGGCTGCTCATGTGATTTTAATTACATTCGGTGGATTTGGTAACTACGGAGGGGATATGTACCTATTTCTTTTCGTTACCCATGTGCCGTTAATCAAGGACATATTCTGTGTGAAGCTTACGGAATTTAACGAGTTGGTTATGAAAAGGAATGATTTTCCAAAAGTGAGAGCCATGCTTTGCGACCTGTTGGTCTGGCATCAGCTGTATACTAG AATGCTTCAAACCACCAAGAAGATCTATTCCATAGTCTTGTTCGTTCAACTTTCCACAACTTGCGTAGGTCTTCTCTGTACCATATCTTGCATCTTTATGAAAGCCTGGCCCGCAGCTCCTCTTTACCTTTTATATGCCGCCATAACTCTCTACACCTTTTGCGGCTTGGGTACTTTAGTAGAAAATTCA AATGAGGATTTCCTAAGTGTGATCTACACGAATTGTTTGTGGTATGAGCTACCCGTTAAGGAGGAGAAACTTATTATCATGATGCTGGCCAAGGCTCAAA
- the can gene encoding cannonball — protein MDLPLPILIPSSDEVYVISDSDDSDSDDIRNELMKLEDNKDKPKNKERQKSKNENSQIKMNKWYLKEFEDLMGLEIACSDDEDDIDDRNSEIWSSSESDKISDSDDSNSDGSPTEWINRIKNVNLFPFNKSAEDEKPKACEELPSIPVFTGPMPSMPIYDEETCQFEMVPPIIQPDLIKEVTDAEMPIELDKSDSELEKEKLKADEDDNFSDSNTSSSFSLSSLDDYDYGETDLDEQHNENKCTYWEEMSLRPVDKGEVSQEELMAILNEDESSPDHRSECDIDEAIRTRDGSDFYEDSAQFLENMENVSLLVIKEDSVFADYEFAVKKLIKLIQSTPSHYKYEIYILLYPLLVLTYLQMMASDKIQKARMLLVRFQDHLDDSYISRIIKLREISKPAEVPNKARKLLAGLEKVKIEMSEGAFRQLLLCTEEWTRGQQEKLLSHFQIQPYSEDDKPQQRFAIGQPLLEPIWYGAPEPLHKKDFAARPFFQKRRKKRSEPQLSDNLHLPPVNRVYNPIPNKMDLLHMKSDEQYRMKLDRNNLPSTYLYTTSPSDEVVICATFSEGNSMLALGTVSSKVYVFSLKPSKLVQVKAAQWLKNLDTGMAGVDKDMIDPIKKFTRRTLYGHQGPVYGCSFNPEDRFLITCSEDFSVRLWCLLSWSCVVIFSGHLAPVCFVVFAPRGYYFATASDDCTARVWMQDNTKPARILQGHLAELGVCLFHPNRHYMATGSADCTVRIWDIVKAVQVRIFRGHKSRITALIYSICGRYLVSGGDDNLIMIWDTANEILMQFFDHHKASINTMEISLDNNILVVGGQDCQLTLWDFEQVIKNYLNRAKISMKNQAGTQESSANNLLVSSFFTKGEPFYMIRFTRRNLLLGFCVTPREFENDVLDVKLNQNKHKEEKKKELGEWLDFLDTIKLKACYDLKDEINLDTSQVEKENKS, from the exons ATGGATTTACCATTGCCAATACTAATACCATCTAGTGAT GAAGTGTACGTTATTTCCGATTCGGatgattccgattccgatgaTATCAGAAATGAGCTTATGAAACTGGAGGATAACAAGGATaaacccaaaaacaaggaACGCCAAAAGTCTAAGAATGAAAATAGTCAGATAAAAATGAACAAATGGTATTTGAAAGAATTCGAAGACCTTATGGGACTCGAAATTGCTTGCTCCGATGATGAAGACGATATAGATGATCGTAATAGCGAAATATGGAGCAGCTCGGAGTCCGATAAAATTAGCGATTCAGATGATTCCAACTCAGATG GATCGCCCACCGAATGGATTAACAGAATAAAGAATGTCAATCTATTTCCATTCAATAAAAG TGCTGAAGATGAAAAACCAAAGGCTTGTGAAGAACTTCCCTCAATACCAGTTTTTACTGGTCCGATGCCATCGATGCCGATTTATGATGAAGAAACCTGTCAATTTGAAATGGTGCCACCCATCATACAACCAGACTTAATTAAGGAAGTAAC TGACGCAGAAATGCCAATTGAGTTGGATAAATCCGATTCTGAGTTGGAAAAAGAAAAGTTAAAAGCCGATGAGGATGACAACTTTTCGGACAGTAACACCAGTTCCAGTTTTAGTTTGAGCAGTTTagatgattatgattatggtGAAACTGATCTTGATGAACAGCATAACGAGAATAAATGTACTTACTGGGAGGAAATGTCATTGCGTCCCGTTGACAAGGGCGAAGTTTCACAAGAAGAACTAATGGCTATTTTGAATGAAGACGAGAGTTCCCCAGATCATCGAAGTGAATGTGATATCGACGAAGCCATTAGGACCCGTGATGGCTCAGATTTTTACGAAGATAGTGCTCAGTTTCTGGAAAACATGGAAAATGTTAGCTTGTTGGTTATCAAAGAGGATTCGGTTTTTGCGGATTATGAATTCGCGGTAAAGAAACTTATTAAACTGATCCAATCGACACCAAGTCACTACAAATACGAGATATATATTCTGTTATATCCCTTGTTGGTCCTAACTTATCTCCAAATGATGGCCAGTGATAAGATACAGAAAGCTAGGATGCTTCTTGTTCGCTTTCAAGATCATCTCGACGATTCATATATATCAAGAATTATAAAGCTAAGAGAAATTTCCAAGCCAGCAGAAGTTCCGAATAAAGCACGCAAATTATTGGCTGGCCTTGAAAAGGTGAAGATTGAAATGTCTGAGGGAGCTTTTCGACAGTTACTTCTTTGCACAGAGGAATGGACTAGAGGTCAGCAAGAAAAATTGCTGAGCCATTTTCAAATACAGCCTTATAGTGAAGATGACAAGCCCCAGCAACGATTTGCCATAGGACAGCCTCTTTTGGAGCCGATATGGTATGGTGCTCCAGAACCCTTGCACAAAAAGGACTTTGCCGCTCGTCCTTTTTTTCAAAAACGTCGCAAGAAAAGGAGCGAACCACAGTTATCAGATAATTTACATTTGCCACCGGTAAATAGGGTTTACAATCCGATTCCCAACAAAATGGATTTGCTTCACATGAAGAGTGATGAACAGTATCGAATGAAATTAGATCGGAATAACCTGCCATCGACTTACTTGTACACAACTTCTCCCTCCGATGAGGTCGTGATTTGTGCCACCTTCTCGGAAGGCAATAGCATGTTGGCACTGGGAACTGTATCCTCTAAGGTATATGTTTTCTCTCTGAAACCCTCTAAATTGGTTCAAGTGAAAGCTGCACAGTGGCTAAAAAATCTGGATACCGGAATGGCTGGGGTTGATAAGGATATGATAGATCCCATTAAGAAGTTCACCAGACGTACTCTGTACGGACATCAAGGACCTGTCTATGGTTGTTCCTTTAATCCAGAGGATCGCTTTCTGATCACATGTTCCGAGGATTTCAGCGTTCGCTTGTGGTGCCTTCTGTCCTGGAGTTGTGTGGTTATTTTTTCCGGCCATTTGGCACCggtttgctttgttgtttttgcacCAAGGGGTTATTATTTCGCCACCGCATCGGATGATTGTACGGCGAGAGTTTGGATGCAGGATAATACGAAACCCGCCCGAATTCTTCAAGGACATCTGGCCGAGCTCGGGGTGTGCCTATTTCATCCAAATCGTCACTATATGGCCACTGGATCTGCTGATTGCACTGTTAGGATCTGGGATATTGTCAAGGCTGTTCAAGTGCGCATTTTTCGTGGTCATAAAAGCAGGATAACCGCCTTGATCTACTCAATTTGCGGTCGTTATTTGGTTTCTGGAGGCGATGACAATCTCATCATGATTTGGGACACAGCCAATGAGATTTTGATGCAGTTCTTTGACCATCATAAGGCCTCGATTAATACCATGGAAATCTCTTTGGATAATAACATATTGGTTGTGGGTGGACAGGATTGCCAGCTGACCTTGTGGGACTTTGAGCAGGTGATTAAGAATTACTTGAACAGGGCCAAGATAAGTATGAAAAACCAGGCGGGAACTCAAGAATCGAGTGCCAATAATTTGCTGGTCAGCTCATTTTTCACCAAGGGAGAACCATTTTATATGATCCGCTTTACACGTCGCAATCTCTTACTTGGTTTCTGTGTGACTCCTCGAGAATTTGAGAATGATGTCCTCGACGTGAAGCTTAATCAGAACAAGCACAAGGAGGAGAAGAAAAAGGAACTCGGCGAATGGCTGGATTTTCTAGACACCATCAAATTGAAGGCTTGTTACGATCTGAAGgacgaaattaatttggatACTTCGCAGGTAGAGAAGGAGAACAAATCTTAA